Proteins encoded in a region of the Nicotiana tomentosiformis chromosome 9, ASM39032v3, whole genome shotgun sequence genome:
- the LOC138898984 gene encoding uncharacterized protein codes for MDLLASEKEVVKAELASIENQLRVAKDKADKCSRLNDNLRAQLSSAVIKRDALRKEYAALRSKLDATSVDAEEMVAQYKTDVEVVESRLKTKTEYIKRLSRRETLEEIHAQYFDLSVEIEEAKRIEAEAKELYEYEGSDGSGDESGPREDQA; via the coding sequence ATGGACCTGCTGGCTTCGGAGAAGGAAGTTGTGAAAGCGGAGCTGGCATCGATCGAGAACCAACTTCGGGTGGCGAAGGACAAAGCCGATAAGTGTTCTCGGTTGAATGATAACCTCCGGGCACAACTGAGCTCGGCAGTCATAAAACGGGATGCTCTCAGAAAAGAATATGCGGCACTGAGGTCCAAATTGGATGCAACCTCTGTTGATGCCGAGgaaatggtggcccagtacaagaCCGATGTGGAGGTAGTCGAGAGTCGCTTAAAAACGAAGACTGAGTACATAAAGCGGTTATCCCGaagagagaccctcgaagagatccatgcccaATATTTTGATCTATCGGTCGAGATTGAAGAAGCTAAAAGGatcgaggccgaggcaaaggagCTCTACGAGTATGAGGGCTCCGATGGTTCTGGCGATGAGTCGGGCCCCCGTGAAGACCAAGCATAG
- the LOC138898985 gene encoding uncharacterized protein — translation MWLQKWSLDFKPEEDLPIAPVCVLLPGLPFHMHTWHYVKQVVSNVGTPLEMDMATRGITRPSMAKVRVEIDLLKPLLETVYVGSKKEDSPLEGFVQKLEYEGIPKYCKFCKKLGHLMINCRVLERKKANETKEEVVVTNKSITETEVTIEERKEENQSVKGKDSMQGQNSNKQATNKEKHHTLEERITEKVAITTKEDNTIVNNEEEKQRRRRREITRRCL, via the coding sequence ATGTGGTTGCAGAAGTGGTCACTAGACTTCAAACCGGAAGAAGATCTCCCAATTGCTCCGGTATGTGTCCTATTACCTGGTTTACCATTTCATATGCACACATGGCACTATGTAAAACAGGTTGTGAGTAATGTTGGGACACCTTTAGAAATGGATATGGCCACTAGAGGCATAACAAGGCCTAGTATGGCAAAAGTAAGAGTAGAAATTGATTTGTTAAAACCCCTTCTAGAAACTGTTTATGTGGGATCAAAGAAAGAAGACTCGCCTTTGGAAGGTTTTGTTCAAAAACTTGAATATGAGGGTATACCAAAATATTGCAAATTTTGTAAGAAATTGGGTCATCTTATGATAAATTGTCGAGTGTTGGAAAGGAAAAAAGCTAATGAAACAAAGGAAGAAGTTGTTGTGACAAACAAGAGCATAACTGAAACTGAGGTGACTATTgaggaaagaaaagaagaaaatcaatCAGTCAAAGGAAAAGATAGTATGCAAGGACAAAATTCTAACAAGCAGGCTACCAACAAAGAAAAACACCATACATTAGAGGAAAGGATAACTGAGAAAGTTGCTATTACTACAAAGGAGGACAATACAATTGTAAATAATGAAGaggaaaaacaaagaagaagaagaagggaaATAACAAGAAGATGCCTATGA
- the LOC138898986 gene encoding uncharacterized protein yields the protein MHRSFDFINCMDNCEVTDLGFVGPRFTWCNNQKPRKKIWKRLDRVFINDQWTQLFQNNIVMHLVRKGYDHIPLLITYQKDQHAGIKYFRFLDFWTDQPTFMQFVEEAWNTQVTRNSMWILQQKIKILSRKLTQWSREVVGNVFEQEELNRGQVEYIKWIGMQETLLKQKAQFRDHEILENRPCCIINEDNDTLTAIPDLDEIREEFFSMSADNSAGPDGYNSSFFHKCWDIIKNDIKNFVQVSGMSLTKFYSHTCLVLIPKVDSQSNFSNLRSISLSNFFSKIISKILSIRLNPLLSKLIWGNQSGFIKERMITENVLLAHELDQGINHSNMG from the exons ATGCATAGAAGTTTTGACTTCATCAACTGCATGGATAACTGTGAGGTGACAGATTTAGGCTTTGTGGGTCCCAGATTCACATGGTGCAATAACCAAAAGCCTAGGAAGAAAATTTGGAAAAGACTTGACAGGGTTTTTATCAATGATCAATGGACTCAACTATTCCAGAATAATATAGTCATGCATCTTGTGAGGAAAGGCTATGATCACATACCTCTTCTTATCACTTACCAGAAAGATCAACATGCTGGTATTAAATACTTCAGGTTTCTCGATTTTTGGACTGACCAACCTACATTTATGCAATTCGTTGAAGAGGCATGGAATACTCAAGTCACTAGGAACTCTATGTGGATTCttcaacaaaaaataaaaattcttagCAGGAAACTAACTCAATGGTCCAGGGAGGTTGTTGGAAATGTATTTGAGCAG GAAGAGCTGAATAGAGGTCAGGTTGAATATATCAAATGGATTGGAATGCAGGAGACTCTATTGAAGCAGAAAGCGCAG TTCAGAGACCATGAAATTCTGGAAAATAGACCTTGTTGTATCATAAATGAAGATAATGATACGCTCACGGCAATTCCTGATCTTGATGAGATAAGGGAAGAATTTTTTAGCATGAGTGCTGACAACTCAGCTGGCCCAGATGGCTATAATAGTTCTTTTTTTCACAAATGTTGGGATATTATCAAGAATGACATTAAGAACTTTGTTCAAGTTAGCGGAATGAGCCTTACTAAGTTCTACTCTCATACTTGTCTTGTACTCATTCCTAAAGTTGATTCTCAATCCAACTTCTCTAATCTCAGATCAATTAGTTTGAGTAATTTCTTTTCCAAGATCATCTCCAAGATACTTTCTATTAGGCTCAATCCTCTATTAAGTAAGCTTATCTGGGGAAACCAAAGTGGTTTCATCAAAGAGAGAATGATAACTGAGAATGTCTTATTGGCTCATGAACTTGACCAAGGCATAAATCATAGCAACATGGGATGA